A single genomic interval of Aphelocoma coerulescens isolate FSJ_1873_10779 unplaced genomic scaffold, UR_Acoe_1.0 HiC_scaffold_56, whole genome shotgun sequence harbors:
- the LOC138101877 gene encoding zinc finger protein 154-like, whose translation MEEEEKPRRCHTRRGSKRRPHRSKEERAPLCQEGGWRPRGSSALGEKPQGGEKPHKCLECGKGFSYKSHLRVHQRIHTGERPYPCLECGKNFGWSSSLRVHQRIHTGERPYECSECGKRFPTSSDLLKHQRIHTDERPFRCPDCRKGFKRNSHLIRHRRIHTGERPYECPQCGESFRQSSSLWTHQLIHTGERPYECSECGKRFQTSSDLLRHQRIHTDERPFRCPDCGKGFQRNSTLTLHRRIHTGERPYECPQCGQSFSHSSALTRHQRRHR comes from the coding sequence atggaggaggaggaaaaacctCGGAGATGCCACACGAGGAGGGGCTCCAAACGCCGCCCCCAtagatccaaggaggaaagagcccccctgtgccaggaaggcGGCTGGAGACCTAGGGGGAGCTCGGCgctgggggagaagcctcagggtggggagaagccccacaagtgcttggaatgtgggaagggcttcagctaCAAATCCCATCTGAGggtacaccagaggatccacactggggagaggccctatccGTGCTTGGAGTGTGGGAAGAACTTCGGGTGGAGCTCCAGCCTGAGGGTgcaccagcgcatccacactggggagaggccctatgagtgttctgagtgtgggaagaggtttccaaCCAGCTCCGATCTCCTCAAACATCAgcgcattcacacggatgagaggcccttccgctgccccgactgccggaagggcttcaaacgcaactcccacctcatcaggcaccggcgcatccacactggggaaaggccctacgagtgtccccagtgtggggagAGCTTCAGGCAGAGTTCCAGCCTGTGGACACACCAGctcatccacaccggggagcggccctatgagtgttctgagtgtgggaagaggtttcagaccagctccgaTCTCCTCAGACATCAgcgcattcacacggatgagaggcccttccgctgccccgactgtgggaagggcttccaACGCAACTCCACCCTCACCCTCCACCGTCGCATCCACACCGgtgagaggccctatgagtgtccccagtgtgggcagAGCTTCTCACATAGCTCTGCCTTGACCcgacaccaacggaggcaccgctaa